The following DNA comes from Shinella zoogloeoides.
GCTGCTCCGTTTCAAAGCCCCCCGCACTATCGTCTCAGGGCTTCGTCGGCAATATGACAACGGCCCGGCAGGGGCTTTTCAGGCGTCCGGCGGGCCGTTTTTGGGGATGGCCGCGATCTCGGAGAGGATTTTTCGCTCGAAGGCGAGGAGCAGCGTCTTGAGACCGGGCTCCTGCACGCGGTTGGCGGCTTCCGCACAGTCGACCCATTCGGCGCGGCGTTCGCCCTTTTCCGGAAAGTTCTTGCAGACGTCGTCGACGACGAGCGGGAAAACCCGCACCCGGCAATCGACCTTCATCCCGCCGGCAAGCCCCTTCAGATAGTGATAGCTGCCGACCGGCTCGTCGCTGATGGCGCCCTTCACACCGGCCTCTTCCCAGGCTTCGCGCGCGGCTGCCGCCGCGGCCGTCTTGCCGTCCATCGGCCAGCCCTTCGGAATGATCCAGCGGCCGGTGTCGCGGCTGGTGATGAGGAGGACTTCGACCGTCGGACTCTTCTTCTTCACCCGATAGCACAGCGCGCCATATTGTTCGCGCACGGGCCTGCGGAACATGAGATGGACGTCACTGGCGATGCGGTTGAGAATGTTCAAGGTCTTCTTCATTCCTCTTGCCGGCCTCCCGCCGGGAAGCGTGCTCTGAGTCGTTATCGGCCATCTTGCTTGCGCGAGATTTGCGGCGCAAGTCAGGCTTGTGGGGGAAGGCCGCGCTTTTGCATGCGCAGCTGGGAAATCCTCTGCCATTCCCCGCTGCGCTCGGCTTCCCTGATCGCGGCGGCGATATAGTCCATATGCGCCTGGGCGGCCTGCCGCGCGCCCTGTCCGTCGCCCGCCATGATGGCGCAATAGATCGCCTCGTGCTGGGCAAGCAGATGTCCGCGCGCTTCCTCCGAGGAGAAAACGAGGTGGCGGTGGAAAAAGATCCCCTGCGCCAGGAGCCTGTAGCAGGCGCGCAGCGTGTGCAGCAGCACGATATTGTGCGCCGCCTCGCCGATGGCGTTGTGCAGCTCCACGTCGGTTTCGAGTTCGGCATCGAAGGAACTGCCGGCATGGGCCGCGCGCATCGCTTCCATGATGCGGGTCAGCATCTGCCGGTCGTATTCGGTCGCGCGGCGCGCGGCGAGCTCCGCGGTGATGCCCTCCAGCTCCCGGCGGTATTCGATATAGTCCTCCGTCGCCCGCTGGTGGCGGGCGATGAGGTCGACGACGGGGCGCGAGAAGACCTGGCCGATGATGTCGGCGACATAGGTGCCGCCGCCGTGCTGGCTGATGAGCAGGCCGCGGTTCTCCAGCTCCTTCAGCGCCTCGCGCAGGATCGGGCGGGAGACGTCGAGGCGTTTGGAAAGCTCCCGCTCGCCGGGCAGCCGGTCGCCGTCGCGCAGCACTCCTTCGAGCAGCAGAAGCTCGATCTGCCGCACGACCTCGTCCGAGGTCCGGCTATGGCTGATGCGGGCGAAAAGGTCGAAGGCGGTGTCGGTCACGCTGCGACACTACCAATGCGGGCGGAAACTGGTCAACAATCTTGTCCACTTCATGCCTGTGGACCTGCGTCAATGCGCCCTATCTCAGCATCCCTGACATTTGTTAAGACTATGCTGTTGCACATGAGGGGAAGGTGCAGGCATGGCTAAGGGCAGTTTCGCCTTTCCGCAGGCGACCGCGCGTGCGCAGGCGCTCGGGGAAATTCACGCAAGACCGTATGCGCTGGTGCCGTCGCCGCGCGTCATCTTCCAGCTCGCGTTCCTCACGGAGGGCGGCTCGGCGGTCGACCATGCCGTCATGGCGGAGCTGTCGCGCTCGCGCGGCATCTCGCCGCCCGGCCGCGATTCCAGCCACCACGCGCTGAGCTGGGGGCAGGGGACGCTGCGCTGGGAGCGCCACACCGAGTTCTCGACCTATTTCTGGGATGCGCCGGTGCCGGAAAAGTTCGGCGGCGAGGTGCCCGTCCATCCCTTCGGCGACAGCTTCTCGCCGCCCGGCACGCTGATCTCCGGCATCCGCCTTGAAATTCGGCCGGATTCGCCGGAAACCCGCGAGGCGATCTCCGCCTTCGATCCGACGAGCCTCTGTTACAGCGAGATCAAGAACGGCCAGGGTGTCGTCCTCACCGACTTCCGCCAGGACGGCGACGGGCTGACGCAGATCCTCGTCATCGACCGCGGCATGACGGAGGCCGGGCGCGGCGCGCTCGTCCAGCGCCTGCTCGACATCGAGACCTACCGCACGCTCGCCATGATGGGCCTGCCGCTCGCCCAGTCGCTCTCGCCCGACATCCGCCGCATCGAGGACGGGCTGACCGGCATCACCAATGCCATGAAGCAGCACGCCCGCGACAAGGCCGACGAGCTGCTCACCGAGATCACCCGCCTTGCCGCCGAGCTGGAAGCCAACGCCGCGCTCAGCCTCTACCGCTTCGGCGCGAGCCGCGCCTATTACGGCATCGTGCAGGAGCGTATCCGCACGCTGGCCGAGACGGCGGTGCCGGGCTACGAGACGCTCGGCTTCTTCCTGGAGCGCCGGCTGGCGCCGGCCATGCGGACCTGTCAGTCCGTCGAGGAGCGGCAGGCGAACCTCTCGCGCAAGCTCGCCCGCGCCACGGCCCTGCTTCGAAGCTGGATCGACGTGGAGCTGGAACAGCTCAATTCGACGCTGCTCAATTCCATGGACCGCCGTGCGAAATTGCAGCTTCGCCTGCAGCAGACCGTCGAGGGTCTGTCGGTGGCGGCGATCTCCTACTATGTCGTGGGGCTCTTCGGCTATGTGGCGAAGGCGGCGCACGGCCTCGGCCTGCCGATCAAGCCGGAGACGCTGACGGGCATCGCGGTGCCGTTCGTCATATTCGGCATGTGGCTGCTCGTGCGCGCCATCCGCCACCGCCATGCGGAAGAGGACCGGCACTGAGGGGAAGCGGCGGCCTTTCGGCCTCAATGCTCCCAATAGGGCTGGTGGCCGTAGAGCTCGGCGAGATAGTCGATGAAGAGCCGCACCTTGACCGGCAGGAACTGCCGGCTCGGATAGACCGCCGAGAGCACGACGTTGCGCGAGCCCTCGTAGCCCGGCAGCACCTGTTGCAGCCCGCCGCTCCTCAGCGCCGGGCCGACATCCCAGGTCGAGCGCAGCGCGATGCCCAGACCGGAGAGCACGGCCTCGGTCACGACCTCGCTGGAATTGGTGTAGAGCGGCCCGTGTGGACGATAGGTGATGCTGCCTTCCGGACCCTCCAGCCGCCAGGCGTCCTGCGTGTGCGGCGGCAGGCAGACGTGATGCGCGAGGTCCTCGATCGAGGCCGGCGTGCCGTGGCGGGCAAGATAGTCGGGCGATGCGCAGAGCACGCGCCGCACCGGCGCGAGCCGGCGCGCGACGAGCGAGGAATCCGACAGCTCCCCGATGCGGATCGCAAGATCGAAGCCGCCGCCGACGATGTCGGAGAAGTCGTCGGTGAGGACGAGGTTGACCACCAGCTCGGGATAGCTGTCCATGAAGCCCTTGAGATGGGGCGCGATATGCATGCGGCCGAACGAGGTCGGCGCGGAGATGCGTAGCGAGCCGCGCACCGCGCCGGAGCGGCCGGAAACGAAGGCTTCCGCCTCCTCGATGCCCGAGAGGATACCGACGATGCGCTCGTAGAAGCCCTGCCCGGCCTCGGTCAGCGATATCTGCCGCGTCGTGCGCTGGAAGAGGCGCGTGCCGAGCCGCTCCTCCAGCCGTTTCACGCGCTTGGAGACGACGGCGGGGGAAAGGCCGAGGGCCCGCCCCGCCGCCGACATGCTGCCCATGGCGATGACGCGGGAAAAGATTTCAAGATCGCCGAGATTTGTCACGCGCCGTCTCCGTCACCTGCGGTTCAATTGGTGGAATTGGCGATGACTTCCTCGCCGAACTTGCCGTTCTTCGGCTCCGGCTTGTAGGTCGAGTTCTGCGCCCGCATGACGCGGATCGGCCGGATGCCGGCCGCGAGCGCCGCCTTCATGTCGCTGTCGGCGTCACCGTAATAGATCTTCAGCTTGTGGTCTTTCAGGAATTCCACCTTGTTCTCCGACGAGGCGGTGAAGACGACGTCGTTCATCTTCTCGATGCCGAAGGCCTTCTTGATGGCACCGGTCAGCGTCTCGCCGCCGCTGCCGCGGGTGCGGCCGGTGATGAAGAAGATCTCGTCGCCGCGCGCCGTATGCATGTCGATCAGCTTGCGCGCGACCTCCTTCGGAATGGAATACTGGTCGCAATTGTTGGTGTGGATGTCCGTCCAGAAGGCATCCATGCCGAGATATTCCTCCGAGGCCGGGGAATACTTCATCTTGCCGTAGTAGAAGCAGGGGCTGGAATAGAGCACCGTATCGTCCACGTCGAAGCCGACGGCCATGGGGGCTTCTCCCTCCAGCGAAGCTTCGATCTGCTCCACGGAAACCCAGTGCACCGGCGCGGTCGCCAGAAGCTCGGATGTCGTGATGCCGGGATTGAGGTTCGACACGTCTTCGGCGAAGGCGGAGCCCGCGAGCAGCAGAAGGGCCGAGACGGCCGTGAACGATTTGCGCATGCTTTCCTCCTCATGCCTGCCGATCGAAGGCGCGCGCGGGGCGTCGACTCCGGTCCGGACGACTGTCGCATTCGTGTCACAGGCGGTCAATGCGATCGCGGCACGACCCACCTCTCTCTCGGGCGGGCGATGGCGACGGCATGGGTTTGCACTGGCCGGGACAAGGTGGTAAAGAAAATGGACCACTTGGGGAGTAGGGGCGGAAATGCCCGGTGTTTCTGCATGGCAAATGCCGCAGTAAAAAGGCGAGGGAGGCGAAAGGCATGGATCAGATAGGCTTTCTCGAGCCGCGGCCGGCGGTGCTGTCGCGCCGCCGCGAGATCGTCGCCGATCTTCTCGATCTCCTGCCGGAAGGCTGTCTCGTGCACGAGCCGCGCGAGCTGGTTCCGTTCGAGACGGACGCCTTCGTCTCCTATCGCCGCCTGCCGCTCGCCGTCGCCCTGCCGGAGACGACCCAGCAGGTGGCGGCGGTCCTCAAATACTGTCATCGCTACGGCGTGCCGGTCGTGCCGCGCGGGGCGGGCACCTCGCTTGCCGGCGGGGCGATCCCACAGGAGGATGCCGTCGTCGTCGGCCTTTCCAAGATGGCGCAGATTCTCGAAGTGGACTACGCCAACCGCACCGCCACGGTGCAGGCCGGCGTCACGAACCTTTCGATTTCCGATGCCGTCTCCGCCGACGGCTATTTCTATGCGCCCGATCCGAGCTCGCAGCTCGCCTGCACCATCGGCGGCAATATCGGCATGAATTCCGGCGGCGCGCATTGCCTGAAATACGGCGTGACGACCAACAACCTGCTCGGCGTCAAGCTGGTGCTGATCGACGGCACCATCATCGAGCTCGGCGGCAAGGCGCTCGATGCCGGCGGGCTCGACCTGCTCGGTGTCGTCTGCGGCGGCGAGGGCCAGCTCGGCATCGTCACGGAGGCGACCGTGCGTCTCATCGCCCGGCCCGAGGGCGCGCGTCCGGTGCTCTTCGGCTTCGACACATCGGAGGAGGCGGGCGCCTGCGTCGCCGACGTCATCGGCGCCGGCATCATCCCCGTCGCCATCGAATTCATGGACAAGCCGGCCATCGAAATCTGCGAGGCCTTCGCCCATGCCGGCTATCCGATGGATGTCGAGGCGCTGCTGATCGTCGAGGTCGAGGGCTCCGAGGCGGAGATGGACGCGATGCTCGCCAGCATCATCGAGATCGCCGGCCGGCACGGCGTCAAGGTCGTCAAGGAAAGCCAGTCCGCCACCGAGGCGGCCTTGATCTGGAAGGGCCGCAAATCCGCCTTCGGCGCCACCGGCCGCATCGCCGACTATATCTGCATGGACGGCACGGTGCCGCTCGGCCAGCTTTCCTATGTGCTGCGCGGCACGGCGGAGATCGTCGCCAAATACGGCCTGCGCGTCGCCAATGTCTTCCATGCCGGCGATGGCAACATGCATCCCCTCATCCTCTTCAACGCCAACGATCCGGAAGACGCCGCGCGCGCCGAGGCGGCGGGCAACGATATCCTGAAGCTCTGCGTCGATGCGGGCGGCTGCCTTACCGGCGAGCACGGCGTCGGTATCGAGAAGCGCGACCTGATGCGCCATCAATATGCCGAGGCCGACCTTGCCCAGCAGATGGCCGTGCGCGCCGCCTTCGATCCGCAATGGCTGCTCAATCCCTCCAAGGTCTTCCCGCTCGAAGGGCGCCCCGCCGCATGACGCCGATCCACGAACCGCTTTCCGAAGAGGCCGCCGCGCGCCTCGTCCAGGTCGCCGCTCTCTCGAAGACGCCCCTCGTCATTCGCGGCGGCGGCACGCGCAGCCTGCATCCGGCACCTGAAGGCGCGGATGTGCTCTCGACGCGCGGCCTTTCCGGCATCGTCGCCTACAACCCGGCGGAAATGACCATGACGGCCCGCGCCGGCACGCCGCTGGAGGTGGTGGAAGCCGCCCTTGCCGAAAAGCGCCAGATGCTCGCCTTCGAGCCGAACGACCTGCGCGGCGTGCTCGGCACGTCGGGCCTGCCGACCATCGGCGGCGTCTTCGCCACCAATGCCTCCGGCCCGCGCCGCTTTACGGCCGGCGCGGCGCGCGACAGCCTGCTCGGCGTGCGCTTCGTCAACGGCAAAGGTGAGATCGTCAAAGCGGGCGGGCGGGTGATGAAGAACGTCACCGGCCTCGATCTCGTGAAGTTGCTCGCCGGCTCGCACGGTTCGCTGGCGCTTATGACGGAGGTCACCTTCCGGCTTCTGCCGGTGCCGGAAACCGCCGTCACGCTCGTCGTCTCGAACCTCAACGATGCGGAAGCCGCCGCCGCCATGGCGACGGCCATGTCGATGTCCGTCGAGGTATCGGGCGCCGCCCACCTTCCTGAAAGCGTGCGCGGCCGCATTGCCGGCGGCGCGCTGCCGGATGGCGCCGCCACCGTGCTGCGCCTCGAAGGGCTTGCCGCCTCGGTCGCTGTCCGCGCGGAAAAGCTTGCGGCCGCCATGGCCGGCTTCGGTGCCGTCACGCGGCTGGAGGAAGAGGCCTCGCGCCGCCTCTGGCGCGAGATCCGCGACGGCGCGCCCTATGCCGACGGCACGCCGCGTCCGCTCTGGCGCGTCTCCGTCGCGCCGCTCGCCGGCCAGCAGCTCGTCGCCGCGCTCCGCCTCGAAGCCGGCGTCGACGCCTTCTACGACTGGCAGGGCGGCCTCGTCTGGCTGCGCATGGAGGCCGATCCCGAGGCGGAACTCCTGCGCCGCTACGTCAAGGCCGTCGGCGGCGGCCACGCGACGCTCCTGCGCGCGCGGCCGGAGGCGCTGGCGGCAACGGAGGCGTTCCAGCCGCAGGCCGAGGCGGTCGCGATGCTTCAGGCGCGGGTAAAGGCGAGCTTCGATCCGGACGGGCTGTTCCGGTCGCGGATGGTGGGGTGAGGAAATGATGACGATGCACGCTGTTCACCCCCCTCTGCCCTGCCGGGCATCTCCCCCACAAGGGGGGAGATTGAATCGTGGCACTGCCTTGCCCCCAGCCGATCTCCCCCCCTGTGGGGGAGATGCCCGGCAGGGCAGAGGGGGGTATGCCACGGCCTCGGAGGGCGCCCGCTGATGCAGACCAACTTCACCGCCGAGCAGCTCGCCGACCCCCATGTCGCGACATCGGAAAAGATCCTGCGCAAATGCGTGCATTGCGGCTTCTGCACCGCCACTTGTCCCACCTATGTGACGCTCGGCAACGAGCTCGATAGCCCGCGCGGCCGCATCTATCTCATCAAGGACATGCTGGAGAACGGCCGGCCGGCCGATGCCGAGGTCGTCACCCATATCGACCGCTGCCTCTCCTGCCTCTCCTGCACGACCACCTGTCCCTCCGGCGTCGACTACATGCATCTCGTCGACCATGCCCGCATGCATATCGAGGAGACGTACAGGCGACCCTTCTGGAACCGGCTGACGCGCAACATCCTGGCAGCGGTGCTGCCCCATCCCGGCCGCTTCCGTCTGGCGCTGAAGGCGGCAAATCTCGGCCGCCCCTTCGCCGGCCTCCTCAAGCGCTTCAAGCCACTCGAACCCTTCGGCGCGATGCTGGACCTTGCGCCGCGCAGCCTGCCGAGAGCATCCGGCAGCGCAAGGCCCGGCACGCATCCCGCCGCCGGCCCGCGCCGCGGCCGGGTGGCGATCCTCTCGGGCTGCGCCCAGCCGGTGCTGAAGCCGGAGATCAACGAAGCGACGATCCGCCTGCTCACCCGCCTCGGCGTCGAGGTCGTGGCGCCGGCCGGCGAAGTCTGCTGCGGCTCGCTCGTCCATCATATGGGGCGTGAAGAGCAGGCGCTGGAAGCGGCGCGGCGCAATGTCGACGTCTGGCTCGGTGAGGTGGAGAAGGGCGGGCTCGACGCCATCATCGTCACGGCCTCCGGCTGCGGCACGACGATCAAGGACTACGGCTTCATGCTGCGCCTCGATCCCGCCTATGCGGAAAAGGCCGCGCGCGTCTCGGCGCTCGCCAAGGATATCACGGAATATCTCGCCACCCTCGACCTGCCGCAGCAGGAGGCGAGGGGGCTGACGGTCGCCTATCATTCGGCCTGCTCCATGCAGCACGGCCAGAAGATCACTATGCTGCCAAAGACGCTTTTGAAGAAGGCGGGCTTTGCCGTGCGCGATCCGGCGGAAGGGCATCTGTGCTGTGGCTCGGCCGGCACCTACAATATCCTGCAGCCCGAAATTTCCGGCAAGCTGAAGGCGCGCAAGGTCAGGAACATCGAGGCGACGAAGCCCGATCTCATCGCCACCGGCAATATCGGCTGCATCACGCAGATCGCCACGGGAACAGCGATCCCGATCCTGCATACGGTCGAGCTGCTCGACTGGGCCTATGGCGGGACGAAGCCGGCGGCGCTCACGAACCTGGACATGAAAATGCCGGCCTGACGGCCGGCATCATCGCCTATCTTGAAAGGTCGGCGGCGATCAGCCGCCGAAGCCGAACAGCGTGCCGAGGAAGTCGATACCGCGGTCGTTGTACTGGATCGCGCCCTGCTTGTTGCCGGGACCGACCACGATGACCTTGGTGCCGATATCGGCGCGGGCGTAGAGGTGCTCCACGTCCTGGTTCATCATGCGGATACAGCCCGAGGACATGTTCTGGCCGATCGTCCAGGGCTGGTTCGTGCCGTGGATGCGGAAGATCGTGTCGCGGCCGCCCTGGTAGAGATAGAGCGCGCGGGCGCCGAGCGGATTGTCCTCGCCGCCCTGCTGGACGACGGGCAGGATGCGGCCCTTCTTGGCCTCGCGGCGGCGCATCTCGGCCGGCGGCGTCCAGGTGGGCCATTCGGCCTTGCGGCCGACCTTCACCACGCCCGACCAGCCGAAGCCGTCGCGGCCGACGCCGATACCGTAGCGCGTCGCGCGGTTCCTGCCCTCGACGTAGTAGAGATACTTGTTGTTCGTATCGACGATGACGGTTCCCGGCGCCTGATCGGTGACGAATCGCACCTTGGTGCGCTTGTATTTCTGCGCCACCTGCTTCTTGCTCATGGGCTGTGCGACGAGCGTCACGGTGGAGGCCGTCTCGATCCGGTCGCCCGGTTGCGCGCCCGGGAAGGCGCCTGCCGGCGTGACCGGCATCATCGCCGTGGCAGCAACCGTCGCCGCCAGCAAGATCGATGCGTATTTCCGCATGGTATAGTCCCTCTCACTCCTTGAATATCGTGAGGCTAGCCGAGAGTCTTGACCGATTGCAAGCCGGCTTGCCGGCAGTAAGACGGTTGTAAGGGCGGATTTCTTCGGCATCTGTTGCCGGAAAAGCAGACATCTCCGGCCGCAGGGCAGCCGGAGATGTTCTTTAGGCGTGGCGATTGCTGGAAGGCGAACCGTCAGATCACGATGACCTTGGTGCCGACCTTCACGCGTTCGTAGAGATCGACGACGTCTTCGTTGCGCATGCGGATGCAGCCGGAGGAGACGCCGTAGCCGATCGTCCAGGGCGCATTGGTGCCGTGGATACGGTAGAGCGTGGAGCCGAGATACATGGCGCGCGAGCCGAGCGGGTTTGCTGGCCCGCCGTCCATGAAGGCCGGCAGGTAATGGCCCTTGGCGGCCTCGCGCTGGATCATCTCCTTCGGCGGGGTCCAGCTCGGCCATTCGGCCTTGCGGGTGATCGTATGCGCGCCGGCCCATTCGAAGCCCGGCTTGCCGACGCCGACGCCATAGCGCCGTGCCTTGCCGTCGCCGAGCACGAGATAGAGGAAGCGGTTGTTGGTATCGATGACGATCGTGCCGGCCTTGTACTTGCTGTCGTAGGAAACGAGCTGCGGCAGGTACATCGGATCGATCCTCGAGCGGACCGGGTTCTGCGCGCGGCTCGTCACGGCGACCTGCTCGACGCGGGCGCCGTCGCGCCGGATGACGCGGCGCTGCTCTACTCGCTGGCGCTGGACGATGCGGCGGCTGTTGACGGCGGGCTGCACGCCCTCGCCGGTGAGCTGCATCAGCCACGGGGCGGCAAGGTCGGGGCTGACGATGACCGGCGGCCGGCTCGTGTAGCGGTCGCCCGCATAGGCATTGGTCGTGGTGGCCAGGATGGTGGCTGCAAGAAGGGTTCGTATCAACATCGGACGTACTCGCTACTGATCGTCGCCGGGATGCGCCGGAAGAAAGAAATGGCGCCGGTTCGCAGAAATGCTTGCACCCTTGGATGAAGCGAATGGTAAACGCCGGTTCATTCGCATTGCAGGAGGCGGATAAAGCTTTGAGTAGGGTTATTGCCCGCTTTCCAAATGTGGTTGATAAGTGGTAAACGGGAACAAACAGGAAACGGAGACGGCGATGACGGAACGCGGGCTGGTGGTGGGCGAGGACGGGCGGACGCGCTGCGCATGGCACGGCGGGCTCGAGGACTACCGCCGCTATCACGACGAGGAGTGGGGCCATCCGGTCACCAGCGACCACCGCCTGTTCGAGAAGATCTGCCTCGAAGGTTTCCAGTCTGGCCTTTCCTGGCTCACCATCCTGCGCAAGCGGGAAGGCTTCCGCGCCGCCTTCGCCGGCTTCGACTTCGACAGGGTCGCGACCTTCGACGATGCGGATATCGCGCGCTGCCTTGCCGATGCCGGCATCGTGCGCCATCGCGGCAAGATCGTCTCGACGATCAACAATGCCCGCCGGGCGCAGGCGCTGCGCGATGAGTTCGGCACGCTCGCCCGCTACTTCTGGGGCTTCGAGCCGAAGCCGGAGGAGCGCCCGGCCCGCATGGACTGGGAAACGCTTTCCGCCAATCCGACGTCGCCGACCTCGGTGCGCCTTTCGAAGGATCTCAAGAAACGCGGCTGGACCTTCGTCGGCCCCACCACCGTCTATGCCTTCATGCAGGCCATGGGCCTCGTGAACGACCATGTGGAAGGCTGCTTCTGCCGCGCGGAAGTCGAAAAGAAGAGAAATCTGCTCGCACGGCCATAAATCCGGTATTGCCTTGGCAAAACGCTATTTGATTTTACAACGAATCATGTAGCTTAAGGTTGAGCGGCACAACCATACATCGGAAGTTCTGGGGTCGATTCGCACGTGCGTAGTCGTGGCGCGCGGCTTTGTGCTGCATGATCTGACATGAGGGGAAACATGTCGCCAAACGCACCTGCATTCGATGATTCTCGACTTGAGCCATGGGCCTGTGACAAGGCGCAGGAGATCATGCTCCGCGAGGGCTTTCGTCTCATCCGCTCGGCACGCAGCGGCAGCAATACCGATCTCCGTGAAACCAGCCTCATGATGGCCCGCGTCATCGCGGCCTCGCTGGTCGAGGCATCCGCCCAGCGGCAGCGCGCGGGCAAGTAGCGGCTAACGCCGGCGGAGGATCTGTTCGACGGGCTTGCATGGCGGTCATGCCATGCGGCGTGGGCCTTCGGGCCAGGCGCGACGATGAGCGCGCAGGATGAACGGGCGTCCTCGGGCGGCTCCGCATGCCGTGCCGCAA
Coding sequences within:
- a CDS encoding NUDIX hydrolase, whose protein sequence is MNILNRIASDVHLMFRRPVREQYGALCYRVKKKSPTVEVLLITSRDTGRWIIPKGWPMDGKTAAAAAAREAWEEAGVKGAISDEPVGSYHYLKGLAGGMKVDCRVRVFPLVVDDVCKNFPEKGERRAEWVDCAEAANRVQEPGLKTLLLAFERKILSEIAAIPKNGPPDA
- a CDS encoding FadR/GntR family transcriptional regulator, which encodes MTDTAFDLFARISHSRTSDEVVRQIELLLLEGVLRDGDRLPGERELSKRLDVSRPILREALKELENRGLLISQHGGGTYVADIIGQVFSRPVVDLIARHQRATEDYIEYRRELEGITAELAARRATEYDRQMLTRIMEAMRAAHAGSSFDAELETDVELHNAIGEAAHNIVLLHTLRACYRLLAQGIFFHRHLVFSSEEARGHLLAQHEAIYCAIMAGDGQGARQAAQAHMDYIAAAIREAERSGEWQRISQLRMQKRGLPPQA
- a CDS encoding DUF3422 family protein, with protein sequence MAKGSFAFPQATARAQALGEIHARPYALVPSPRVIFQLAFLTEGGSAVDHAVMAELSRSRGISPPGRDSSHHALSWGQGTLRWERHTEFSTYFWDAPVPEKFGGEVPVHPFGDSFSPPGTLISGIRLEIRPDSPETREAISAFDPTSLCYSEIKNGQGVVLTDFRQDGDGLTQILVIDRGMTEAGRGALVQRLLDIETYRTLAMMGLPLAQSLSPDIRRIEDGLTGITNAMKQHARDKADELLTEITRLAAELEANAALSLYRFGASRAYYGIVQERIRTLAETAVPGYETLGFFLERRLAPAMRTCQSVEERQANLSRKLARATALLRSWIDVELEQLNSTLLNSMDRRAKLQLRLQQTVEGLSVAAISYYVVGLFGYVAKAAHGLGLPIKPETLTGIAVPFVIFGMWLLVRAIRHRHAEEDRH
- a CDS encoding LysR family transcriptional regulator; amino-acid sequence: MTNLGDLEIFSRVIAMGSMSAAGRALGLSPAVVSKRVKRLEERLGTRLFQRTTRQISLTEAGQGFYERIVGILSGIEEAEAFVSGRSGAVRGSLRISAPTSFGRMHIAPHLKGFMDSYPELVVNLVLTDDFSDIVGGGFDLAIRIGELSDSSLVARRLAPVRRVLCASPDYLARHGTPASIEDLAHHVCLPPHTQDAWRLEGPEGSITYRPHGPLYTNSSEVVTEAVLSGLGIALRSTWDVGPALRSGGLQQVLPGYEGSRNVVLSAVYPSRQFLPVKVRLFIDYLAELYGHQPYWEH
- the aphA gene encoding acid phosphatase AphA → MRKSFTAVSALLLLAGSAFAEDVSNLNPGITTSELLATAPVHWVSVEQIEASLEGEAPMAVGFDVDDTVLYSSPCFYYGKMKYSPASEEYLGMDAFWTDIHTNNCDQYSIPKEVARKLIDMHTARGDEIFFITGRTRGSGGETLTGAIKKAFGIEKMNDVVFTASSENKVEFLKDHKLKIYYGDADSDMKAALAAGIRPIRVMRAQNSTYKPEPKNGKFGEEVIANSTN
- a CDS encoding FAD-linked oxidase C-terminal domain-containing protein — its product is MDQIGFLEPRPAVLSRRREIVADLLDLLPEGCLVHEPRELVPFETDAFVSYRRLPLAVALPETTQQVAAVLKYCHRYGVPVVPRGAGTSLAGGAIPQEDAVVVGLSKMAQILEVDYANRTATVQAGVTNLSISDAVSADGYFYAPDPSSQLACTIGGNIGMNSGGAHCLKYGVTTNNLLGVKLVLIDGTIIELGGKALDAGGLDLLGVVCGGEGQLGIVTEATVRLIARPEGARPVLFGFDTSEEAGACVADVIGAGIIPVAIEFMDKPAIEICEAFAHAGYPMDVEALLIVEVEGSEAEMDAMLASIIEIAGRHGVKVVKESQSATEAALIWKGRKSAFGATGRIADYICMDGTVPLGQLSYVLRGTAEIVAKYGLRVANVFHAGDGNMHPLILFNANDPEDAARAEAAGNDILKLCVDAGGCLTGEHGVGIEKRDLMRHQYAEADLAQQMAVRAAFDPQWLLNPSKVFPLEGRPAA
- a CDS encoding FAD-binding protein, which gives rise to MTPIHEPLSEEAAARLVQVAALSKTPLVIRGGGTRSLHPAPEGADVLSTRGLSGIVAYNPAEMTMTARAGTPLEVVEAALAEKRQMLAFEPNDLRGVLGTSGLPTIGGVFATNASGPRRFTAGAARDSLLGVRFVNGKGEIVKAGGRVMKNVTGLDLVKLLAGSHGSLALMTEVTFRLLPVPETAVTLVVSNLNDAEAAAAMATAMSMSVEVSGAAHLPESVRGRIAGGALPDGAATVLRLEGLAASVAVRAEKLAAAMAGFGAVTRLEEEASRRLWREIRDGAPYADGTPRPLWRVSVAPLAGQQLVAALRLEAGVDAFYDWQGGLVWLRMEADPEAELLRRYVKAVGGGHATLLRARPEALAATEAFQPQAEAVAMLQARVKASFDPDGLFRSRMVG
- the glcF gene encoding glycolate oxidase subunit GlcF — translated: MQTNFTAEQLADPHVATSEKILRKCVHCGFCTATCPTYVTLGNELDSPRGRIYLIKDMLENGRPADAEVVTHIDRCLSCLSCTTTCPSGVDYMHLVDHARMHIEETYRRPFWNRLTRNILAAVLPHPGRFRLALKAANLGRPFAGLLKRFKPLEPFGAMLDLAPRSLPRASGSARPGTHPAAGPRRGRVAILSGCAQPVLKPEINEATIRLLTRLGVEVVAPAGEVCCGSLVHHMGREEQALEAARRNVDVWLGEVEKGGLDAIIVTASGCGTTIKDYGFMLRLDPAYAEKAARVSALAKDITEYLATLDLPQQEARGLTVAYHSACSMQHGQKITMLPKTLLKKAGFAVRDPAEGHLCCGSAGTYNILQPEISGKLKARKVRNIEATKPDLIATGNIGCITQIATGTAIPILHTVELLDWAYGGTKPAALTNLDMKMPA
- a CDS encoding L,D-transpeptidase: MRKYASILLAATVAATAMMPVTPAGAFPGAQPGDRIETASTVTLVAQPMSKKQVAQKYKRTKVRFVTDQAPGTVIVDTNNKYLYYVEGRNRATRYGIGVGRDGFGWSGVVKVGRKAEWPTWTPPAEMRRREAKKGRILPVVQQGGEDNPLGARALYLYQGGRDTIFRIHGTNQPWTIGQNMSSGCIRMMNQDVEHLYARADIGTKVIVVGPGNKQGAIQYNDRGIDFLGTLFGFGG
- a CDS encoding L,D-transpeptidase, with the translated sequence MLIRTLLAATILATTTNAYAGDRYTSRPPVIVSPDLAAPWLMQLTGEGVQPAVNSRRIVQRQRVEQRRVIRRDGARVEQVAVTSRAQNPVRSRIDPMYLPQLVSYDSKYKAGTIVIDTNNRFLYLVLGDGKARRYGVGVGKPGFEWAGAHTITRKAEWPSWTPPKEMIQREAAKGHYLPAFMDGGPANPLGSRAMYLGSTLYRIHGTNAPWTIGYGVSSGCIRMRNEDVVDLYERVKVGTKVIVI
- a CDS encoding DNA-3-methyladenine glycosylase I; translated protein: MTERGLVVGEDGRTRCAWHGGLEDYRRYHDEEWGHPVTSDHRLFEKICLEGFQSGLSWLTILRKREGFRAAFAGFDFDRVATFDDADIARCLADAGIVRHRGKIVSTINNARRAQALRDEFGTLARYFWGFEPKPEERPARMDWETLSANPTSPTSVRLSKDLKKRGWTFVGPTTVYAFMQAMGLVNDHVEGCFCRAEVEKKRNLLARP